A region from the Fusibacter sp. A1 genome encodes:
- a CDS encoding helix-turn-helix transcriptional regulator, which translates to MKDNYIKFGLEAKKIRVDLGYSRSYVEKNAHVPQETLRRFEDLGHEPKLKTLERLSDLYKIDMINVFMKNRAYTNMFSTELISDVSNLSKNLEYGILSAKLLELIDNLSSRSKDETKTELIIHFLTCCLSLGEKSTKDIKRNIMNLEDTLIELSRNRKRILSDVYLYDFEITIALLLVIQYRRIKDNMRAIELIENVIAIVDSNPYRSEHQTNQLGFLYLNLSYSYHYFDNHEKVISIVDKAIFNPQLRFSNTTYNNLMLRKVIALFKLNDPSYKLLVASICMNETPTRKSAIVKTLRDQYGIDLDTIYAEFEIKR; encoded by the coding sequence GTGAAAGACAATTACATTAAGTTTGGCCTTGAGGCAAAAAAAATACGGGTGGATTTAGGGTATTCAAGAAGTTATGTTGAAAAAAACGCCCACGTGCCACAAGAAACCTTAAGAAGATTTGAGGATTTGGGTCACGAGCCTAAGCTGAAAACCTTGGAACGCTTATCCGATTTGTATAAGATCGACATGATCAACGTCTTTATGAAAAACAGGGCCTATACCAACATGTTCTCGACAGAACTCATAAGTGACGTGAGCAACCTGTCTAAGAATCTTGAGTATGGCATCCTTAGCGCTAAGTTGCTTGAACTTATAGATAACTTATCCTCCCGTTCGAAAGACGAAACCAAAACAGAACTCATCATCCATTTTTTGACTTGCTGCCTGTCACTTGGGGAGAAATCGACCAAGGATATCAAGCGCAACATCATGAACCTGGAAGACACGTTAATCGAGCTCAGTCGAAATCGAAAGCGGATCTTATCCGATGTTTACCTTTATGACTTTGAGATAACGATCGCACTATTGCTGGTAATCCAATATAGGCGTATAAAGGATAATATGAGGGCGATCGAACTTATCGAGAACGTGATTGCCATTGTAGACTCCAATCCCTACCGGTCAGAGCACCAGACCAATCAGCTAGGGTTTCTTTATCTGAATTTGAGCTACTCCTATCACTATTTCGACAATCATGAAAAGGTGATTTCCATTGTCGACAAGGCCATTTTCAACCCCCAGCTTCGCTTCTCCAATACGACCTATAACAATTTGATGCTAAGAAAGGTCATCGCACTTTTCAAGTTAAATGACCCCTCTTACAAACTCCTCGTCGCATCGATTTGCATGAATGAGACACCCACTCGTAAATCGGCCATTGTAAAAACGCTAAGGGATCAGTATGGTATCGATTTGGATACCATTTATGCGGAGTTTGAAATCAAGCGCTAA
- a CDS encoding Gfo/Idh/MocA family protein gives MIVKRGKQMLKMGIIGYGGMASYHVDCLKAYERLEVKGVYDVNPERMKVAVQNGLKAYSSKEAILHDPELDLILIATTNEVHMELSIEAMAAGKHVICEKPVTLSSIELSSIMEAEKEYGKIFTINHNRRSNKDFVLMKRSVEAGLLGEVYVIESRVEGSRGMPKGWRTIKELGGGMMLDWGVHLIDQLLHMSDDRVVSVSCKMFSIQYPEVDDNFRLTLTFEKGLIAHVEVSTNNYITHPRWYVLGTEGTLQIDDWNCDGKIVRCIDPDSTWEDEIVYTKAGPTKTMAPRRKESTETLVLTEPLDVTDHLCVVYDGWIDAIEEKRGLSITTEQAMRVMKVMEAAFEADKTGRTQLVSI, from the coding sequence GTGATAGTTAAGCGAGGAAAACAGATGTTGAAAATGGGTATCATAGGCTATGGTGGCATGGCAAGCTACCATGTGGACTGCTTAAAGGCATACGAACGACTTGAAGTGAAGGGCGTTTACGATGTGAATCCAGAGCGAATGAAAGTGGCAGTGCAAAACGGATTGAAGGCGTACTCGTCCAAAGAAGCGATTCTCCATGATCCGGAGCTTGATCTGATCTTGATCGCCACCACCAATGAAGTCCATATGGAACTATCTATAGAAGCGATGGCTGCCGGCAAACACGTGATCTGTGAAAAACCGGTCACACTCAGTTCGATTGAGCTCAGTTCCATCATGGAGGCTGAAAAAGAGTACGGAAAAATCTTCACCATCAACCACAACAGGCGTTCGAACAAGGATTTCGTGCTGATGAAACGGTCTGTGGAAGCCGGACTTTTGGGTGAGGTGTATGTGATTGAATCACGCGTCGAGGGTTCGCGCGGAATGCCAAAAGGCTGGCGCACGATCAAGGAGCTGGGTGGCGGAATGATGCTCGACTGGGGTGTGCACCTTATCGATCAGCTCCTTCACATGAGTGATGACCGCGTGGTAAGCGTGTCATGTAAAATGTTCAGTATCCAGTACCCTGAAGTCGATGACAATTTCAGACTCACGCTGACCTTCGAAAAGGGCCTTATAGCCCATGTCGAAGTGTCCACAAACAACTACATCACCCATCCCAGATGGTACGTGCTTGGAACAGAAGGTACCCTTCAAATCGATGACTGGAACTGCGACGGCAAAATCGTACGCTGCATCGATCCTGACAGTACGTGGGAGGATGAAATCGTCTACACCAAGGCAGGTCCGACAAAAACCATGGCGCCACGTCGCAAAGAGTCTACAGAAACACTTGTGCTGACAGAGCCTCTTGATGTCACAGACCACCTTTGTGTCGTCTACGACGGATGGATAGACGCCATCGAAGAAAAGCGTGGGCTCAGTATCACAACGGAGCAGGCCATGCGGGTCATGAAGGTGATGGAGGCCGCATTCGAAGCGGATAAAACTGGTCGTACGCAACTGGTAAGTATTTAA
- a CDS encoding sugar phosphate isomerase/epimerase: MKLGVLTVPYSALTLEETLIKLSKMGVGALELGAGGYPGSAHLNVKELLVDQGAVEKVKALVSKYGMQISALACHGNPVHPQKEIAKKFHDEFTDAVLLAEKLGVDTVVTFSGCPGDGPGATYPNWVTCPWPDDFGRVLEYQWDEVLVPYWKETAAFAKEHGVNQIALEMHPGFCVYNPETLLKLREAVGDVIGANVDPSHLFWQGINPVSAIKALKGAIYHFHAKDTKIDERNVVINGVLDNKHYGDGLDRSWVFRTVGYGHGLEVWNDIISMLKAVGYDGIISIEHEDALMSIDEGMSKACEFLNRVIVFESPADMWWA, from the coding sequence ATGAAATTAGGAGTATTGACGGTACCATATAGCGCACTTACATTAGAAGAAACACTGATCAAACTCAGTAAAATGGGCGTTGGGGCCCTTGAACTGGGTGCGGGTGGCTACCCTGGCAGCGCCCACCTGAATGTCAAGGAACTACTTGTGGATCAGGGTGCGGTAGAAAAGGTCAAAGCGTTAGTATCAAAATACGGCATGCAGATCTCGGCACTCGCGTGCCACGGAAACCCGGTTCATCCGCAAAAGGAGATCGCAAAAAAATTCCACGATGAGTTTACAGACGCTGTGCTTCTTGCAGAAAAATTAGGTGTGGACACGGTAGTGACCTTCTCAGGATGCCCGGGTGACGGTCCGGGTGCCACCTACCCCAATTGGGTGACATGCCCTTGGCCGGATGATTTTGGACGCGTGCTTGAGTATCAGTGGGATGAAGTGCTTGTTCCCTACTGGAAAGAGACCGCCGCTTTTGCAAAGGAGCATGGCGTGAACCAGATCGCCCTAGAAATGCACCCCGGCTTTTGCGTGTACAATCCAGAGACGCTACTGAAACTTAGAGAAGCTGTGGGTGATGTGATCGGAGCGAACGTGGACCCGAGCCATCTGTTCTGGCAGGGCATCAATCCTGTGAGTGCGATCAAGGCATTAAAAGGTGCGATCTATCACTTTCATGCCAAAGACACCAAAATCGATGAGCGCAATGTAGTCATAAACGGCGTGCTTGACAACAAACATTACGGTGATGGACTCGACAGGTCGTGGGTGTTTAGAACTGTAGGTTACGGGCACGGACTTGAAGTTTGGAACGACATCATCAGCATGCTAAAAGCGGTCGGCTACGACGGCATCATCAGCATCGAGCATGAGGACGCGCTGATGTCGATTGACGAGGGCATGTCAAAGGCGTGCGAGTTCCTAAATAGGGTCATCGTTTTCGAATCACCGGCGGACATGTGGTGGGCATAA
- a CDS encoding sugar phosphate isomerase/epimerase gives MKKIYAQLYSIRDEMVKDYMGTLEKIAAMGYAGVEFAGYGGYAAKELKEKLDSLGLIAISSHVSLDRLTTHLEEEIEFLNDLGAKYLVCPWADITSVESALEHAKLFSAIGKKCAESDLIFAYHNHDHEFEESQGQSPLEVLFEHVDSRYVVLQPDLYWIAVAGLDPEEYLKINSSRCPVVHLKQTKVLGERLNVEAGEGVIDFKRMIMDYPEKDFIYEQETSSGTSLESMERSLRSLLSHK, from the coding sequence ATGAAAAAAATATACGCCCAGCTGTATTCCATCAGAGACGAGATGGTTAAGGATTATATGGGTACGCTTGAAAAAATCGCAGCCATGGGATATGCGGGTGTCGAATTCGCAGGATATGGGGGATATGCAGCAAAGGAGCTCAAAGAAAAACTCGACAGCTTGGGACTGATTGCGATCTCTTCGCATGTAAGCCTTGACAGGCTCACCACACATCTGGAGGAGGAAATCGAATTTTTAAACGATCTGGGTGCAAAGTATCTCGTTTGTCCATGGGCCGACATCACGTCGGTGGAAAGCGCGTTGGAGCATGCGAAACTCTTCAGTGCGATCGGAAAAAAATGCGCGGAGTCAGACCTTATTTTCGCCTACCACAATCACGACCATGAATTTGAAGAATCGCAGGGACAATCCCCCCTTGAAGTCCTATTTGAACACGTGGACAGCCGCTATGTGGTTCTACAGCCCGACCTTTACTGGATAGCGGTGGCAGGACTTGATCCAGAGGAGTATCTTAAAATCAATTCAAGCAGATGCCCTGTGGTTCATTTAAAACAGACGAAAGTACTTGGTGAAAGGCTAAACGTGGAAGCGGGTGAGGGTGTGATCGACTTTAAGCGCATGATCATGGATTATCCTGAGAAGGACTTTATCTATGAACAAGAGACTTCTAGCGGTACTAGCCTTGAGAGCATGGAACGTTCACTTAGGAGCTTGCTATCACATAAATGA
- a CDS encoding Gfo/Idh/MocA family protein: protein MKKIRVGIIGCGGIANNKHMPVLKKLDQVEMVAFCDIDLTKAKQAVKDFGIKGAKAYQDFNELLKDESIDTIHVCTPNKSHMEISVAAMVAGKHVMCEKPMAKTAKDARLMLEASKKTGKLLTIGYQNRYRADSQYLHKAVKRGDLGEVYFAKAHAIRRRAVPTWGVFLNEEEQGGGPLIDIGTHALDLTLWAMDNYKVKSVKGSVYKKLGDQTQTGNAWGDWDTQAFTVEDSAFGFITMENGATIMLEASWALNTLDVKEARTTLCGTKAGADMEDGLRINSTDFGKLTTLKPSLGAEGVDFYEGGEDKPEVLEAKAFYRAVIEDEPLVVEAEQALVVTEILEAIYESARTGKEIEF from the coding sequence ATGAAGAAGATTCGCGTTGGAATTATAGGGTGTGGCGGTATTGCAAACAACAAACATATGCCGGTGCTTAAAAAGCTTGATCAGGTCGAGATGGTGGCCTTTTGCGACATCGATCTTACAAAGGCGAAACAGGCTGTAAAAGACTTCGGCATAAAGGGAGCAAAGGCGTATCAGGACTTCAATGAGCTTTTAAAAGACGAATCGATCGACACCATCCATGTATGCACCCCAAACAAGTCGCACATGGAGATATCCGTTGCCGCCATGGTGGCTGGCAAACACGTGATGTGCGAGAAGCCGATGGCAAAGACGGCAAAGGATGCGCGACTGATGCTAGAAGCGTCAAAGAAAACAGGCAAGCTGTTGACGATCGGCTATCAGAACAGGTATCGGGCGGATAGTCAGTACCTGCACAAGGCCGTAAAGCGTGGAGATTTGGGAGAGGTCTACTTTGCCAAAGCCCATGCCATAAGACGTCGCGCCGTACCGACATGGGGCGTGTTCCTAAACGAAGAGGAACAAGGCGGAGGCCCCCTTATAGATATCGGAACCCATGCCCTGGACCTTACGCTTTGGGCTATGGACAATTACAAGGTCAAAAGTGTCAAGGGCAGCGTCTATAAAAAGCTGGGCGACCAGACCCAAACGGGCAACGCATGGGGAGACTGGGACACTCAAGCCTTTACTGTGGAAGATTCGGCTTTCGGGTTCATCACCATGGAAAACGGTGCGACAATCATGCTGGAGGCGAGCTGGGCGCTGAACACCCTGGATGTGAAAGAAGCGCGTACTACCCTTTGCGGGACAAAGGCAGGAGCAGACATGGAAGACGGTCTTCGGATCAACAGTACTGATTTTGGAAAGCTTACGACACTGAAGCCGTCGCTTGGCGCAGAAGGCGTGGACTTTTACGAAGGCGGCGAGGACAAGCCTGAAGTACTAGAAGCCAAAGCGTTTTATAGGGCTGTGATAGAAGACGAGCCACTAGTTGTCGAGGCGGAGCAGGCCCTGGTGGTCACCGAGATCCTCGAGGCGATCTACGAATCGGCAAGAACGGGTAAAGAAATTGAATTTTAA
- a CDS encoding AraC family transcriptional regulator, protein MKSFYENQKFIVGGVSYPFRSHIQEAVGQRVMVEAHYHTYIEILYCLSGSFSIFLDGKGDTFYKGDMVVINSMEVHYIRALSEGNNKYIVIRFDPELLYTTTQTIFEAKYVLPFTMLHATHQKIFRHHEISATFLPQLLNEILVEDAQKKYGFELAVRTHIGRIFLWILRTWNEQGLDLNLCYAFNQETIERLQKVFDHVENHYDRVITIDEMAQLSNMSYSYFSRFFKSAMQRNFSDYVNHVRVSKAENLLATTDFSITDVALSVGFSTSSYFIQQFKHYKNMTPRQFRANFKSLVDRYE, encoded by the coding sequence ATGAAAAGCTTTTACGAAAACCAAAAATTTATTGTGGGTGGCGTCTCCTACCCCTTCAGAAGCCATATACAAGAAGCCGTGGGGCAGCGCGTCATGGTCGAAGCGCATTATCATACCTATATTGAAATCCTCTACTGCCTAAGCGGCAGTTTCAGCATTTTCTTGGACGGTAAGGGCGATACGTTTTACAAAGGGGATATGGTCGTCATCAATTCGATGGAAGTGCACTATATCAGGGCCCTCTCAGAAGGAAACAACAAGTACATCGTCATACGCTTTGACCCAGAACTCCTCTACACCACGACGCAAACCATCTTTGAGGCGAAATACGTGTTGCCCTTCACCATGCTTCACGCCACGCACCAGAAGATATTCAGGCATCACGAGATCAGCGCCACTTTTCTCCCCCAACTTTTAAATGAGATCCTCGTGGAAGACGCACAAAAAAAATACGGGTTCGAACTCGCGGTTCGTACCCATATCGGTCGTATTTTTTTATGGATTTTAAGAACCTGGAATGAGCAGGGCCTCGACCTCAACCTCTGCTATGCCTTCAACCAAGAGACCATCGAGCGGCTTCAAAAGGTGTTCGACCATGTTGAAAACCACTACGACCGGGTAATCACCATAGACGAGATGGCTCAGCTTTCGAACATGAGCTACAGTTATTTCTCTAGGTTTTTCAAATCCGCCATGCAGCGCAATTTCAGCGACTACGTCAATCACGTGCGCGTATCCAAAGCCGAGAACCTTTTGGCTACGACCGACTTCAGCATCACCGATGTAGCACTAAGCGTAGGATTTTCAACATCCAGCTACTTTATACAGCAGTTCAAACACTACAAGAACATGACCCCCCGTCAATTCAGAGCCAACTTCAAGTCTTTGGTGGATAGGTATGAGTGA